The [Pseudomonas] carboxydohydrogena genome includes a window with the following:
- the flhB gene encoding flagellar biosynthesis protein FlhB gives MAEEGDEDKTQDPTAKRLEEAHKRGDVAKSIEVNTWFMIAGATFIMSSFSGSIANNLTVPLKNLLEHAGQMKTDGASLLLLVGRLEFMMLAALGIPFALLMVAAVSSHLIQHRPVWSADPITPKFSKLSPMAGAKRLFGKQAAANFAKGLFKVIVLGVVMAMVMWPEHERADVMVRIDPSLMLDLTRSMALKLMGTVVALLAIVATLDYLFQYRSWFERQKMSLQEVKDEYKQSEGDPHIKGRIRALRVARMRKRMMAAVPTASVVITNPTHYAVALKYERGMPAPVCVAKGVDLIAFKIREVAAAHDIPVVENVPLARALHASVEIDDEIPVEHYHAVAEVIGYVMKLKRSLRRN, from the coding sequence GTGGCGGAGGAAGGCGACGAGGACAAAACACAGGACCCCACGGCCAAACGGCTGGAAGAAGCTCACAAACGCGGCGACGTCGCCAAGAGCATCGAGGTCAACACCTGGTTCATGATCGCTGGCGCGACCTTCATCATGTCGTCGTTCTCCGGCTCGATCGCCAACAACCTCACGGTGCCGCTGAAAAACCTGCTGGAACATGCGGGTCAGATGAAGACCGACGGCGCGAGCCTGCTGCTTCTGGTGGGGCGGCTCGAATTCATGATGCTGGCGGCGCTCGGCATCCCGTTCGCGCTGCTGATGGTCGCGGCGGTCAGCAGTCATCTCATCCAGCACCGACCGGTCTGGTCGGCCGATCCGATCACTCCGAAATTCAGCAAGCTGTCGCCGATGGCGGGCGCGAAGCGGCTGTTCGGCAAGCAGGCGGCGGCGAATTTCGCCAAGGGGCTGTTCAAGGTCATCGTCCTCGGCGTCGTGATGGCGATGGTGATGTGGCCCGAACACGAGCGCGCCGATGTGATGGTGCGGATCGACCCCAGCCTGATGCTCGACCTGACGCGTTCGATGGCGCTGAAACTGATGGGCACGGTGGTGGCGCTGCTCGCGATCGTCGCCACGCTGGATTATCTGTTCCAGTACCGGAGCTGGTTCGAGCGGCAGAAGATGTCGCTTCAGGAAGTGAAGGACGAATACAAGCAGTCCGAAGGCGACCCCCACATCAAGGGCCGCATCCGCGCGCTGCGCGTGGCGCGGATGCGCAAGCGCATGATGGCGGCGGTGCCGACCGCGTCCGTCGTCATCACCAACCCGACCCACTATGCGGTGGCGCTGAAATACGAGCGCGGCATGCCCGCGCCGGTCTGCGTCGCCAAGGGCGTCGACCTGATCGCGTTCAAGATCCGCGAGGTCGCGGCGGCCCACGATATTCCGGTGGTGGAGAACGTGCCGCTGGCGCGCGCGCTGCACGCGTCCGTCGAGATCGACGACGAAATCCCGGTGGAACATTACCATGCGGTCGCCGAAGTCATCGGCTATGTCATGAAGCTGAAGCGCAGCCTGCGGCGAAACTGA
- the cckA gene encoding cell cycle histidine kinase CckA has protein sequence MKTDLTPGRPDHFARAAEPARRGGSIVLVLIIAVAVIAAAVAFMVLGRSQAQPFILGLISLLAMVGLFTLFAFAAGIVRFADQVAENPLMKPMADNAFDGLAVTDARGQIVYYNNAYLALTGAASAQDVRPVERVFIGNPDVSEAVFRLLKAAKEGKRQQEEVRVTDAERGARWLRMRVQPLGHSRRESRYAVWSVADITRDRERQEDVFQELQHAIEYLDHAPCGFFSVTPNGDLAYVNATLSNWLDYDLAEIGSGGLKLTDILSGDGAALLTSITPEPGEVKTEVFDVDLRMRSGKTMPARLYHKLAFGADGVPGASRTLVINRARDENADPQRAAEVRFMRFFDHTPMAIATVDRDGQIVRANARFAKLTQGLSAQASANKSIFAVVHERDRGEVTAILGRAAEGQGDISPVEAMLDGDKDRWGQFFVTSVEHDERDAEVAIVYLLETTEKRQLENQFAQSQKMQAVGQLAGGIAHDFNNVLSAIMMANDFLLNAHKPTDPSFQDIMQIKQNATRAATLVRQLLAFSRRQTLRPQVLDLGDALSDLTMLLKRLIGEKVKLDVVHGRDLWPVKVDVSQFEQVVVNLAVNARDAMPEGGKLTVKTSNVSAQDVARLNVKGMPAADYVRIEVGDTGTGMTAEIVDKIFEPFFSTKEVGKGTGLGLSTVYGIVKQTGGFIYVDSTPGQGTMFSIYLPRHIVEKDAEAPAPVVETAAKAKPADLTGQGTILLVEDEDGLRSLNARGLRSRGYTVIEAENGLDALEALEAEGGVVDLVVSDVVMPEMDGPTMLAEMRRKNPAVKIIFVSGYAEDAFEKSLPDGEQFAFLPKPFTLSQLVGAVKETMDA, from the coding sequence ATGAAGACAGACCTGACCCCCGGCAGGCCGGATCATTTCGCGCGCGCCGCCGAGCCCGCAAGGCGGGGCGGCAGCATCGTGCTCGTCCTCATCATCGCGGTCGCGGTGATCGCGGCGGCGGTGGCCTTCATGGTGCTCGGGCGCAGCCAGGCGCAGCCGTTCATCCTCGGGCTGATTTCCCTGCTGGCGATGGTCGGCCTGTTCACGCTGTTCGCCTTCGCCGCCGGGATCGTGCGGTTCGCCGACCAGGTCGCGGAAAACCCGCTGATGAAGCCGATGGCGGACAACGCCTTCGACGGCCTCGCGGTGACCGACGCGCGCGGCCAGATCGTCTATTACAACAATGCCTATCTGGCCCTGACGGGGGCAGCGAGCGCGCAGGACGTGCGCCCGGTCGAGCGGGTGTTCATCGGCAATCCCGATGTCTCGGAGGCGGTGTTCCGGCTTTTGAAGGCGGCAAAGGAAGGCAAGCGCCAGCAAGAGGAGGTTCGCGTCACCGATGCCGAGCGCGGCGCGCGCTGGCTGCGGATGCGGGTGCAGCCGCTCGGCCACAGCCGCCGTGAATCGCGTTACGCGGTGTGGTCGGTCGCCGACATCACCCGCGACCGCGAGCGGCAGGAGGACGTATTCCAGGAACTCCAGCACGCCATCGAATATCTCGACCATGCTCCGTGCGGGTTCTTCTCGGTGACGCCGAACGGCGACCTTGCTTATGTCAACGCAACGCTGTCGAACTGGCTCGATTACGATCTGGCGGAAATCGGCTCCGGCGGCCTGAAGCTCACCGACATTTTGTCCGGCGACGGCGCGGCACTCCTGACCTCGATCACGCCCGAGCCCGGCGAAGTCAAAACGGAAGTGTTCGACGTCGATCTGCGGATGCGCAGCGGCAAGACCATGCCCGCGCGGCTCTATCACAAGCTCGCCTTCGGCGCGGATGGCGTGCCGGGCGCCTCGCGCACGCTGGTCATCAACCGCGCCCGCGACGAGAATGCCGATCCGCAGCGCGCCGCCGAAGTGCGCTTCATGCGCTTCTTCGACCATACGCCGATGGCGATCGCCACGGTGGATCGCGACGGCCAGATCGTCCGCGCCAATGCGCGGTTCGCCAAACTCACGCAGGGCCTGTCGGCGCAGGCGAGCGCCAACAAGTCGATCTTCGCGGTGGTGCACGAACGCGACCGGGGCGAAGTGACGGCCATTCTCGGCCGCGCCGCCGAAGGGCAGGGCGACATTTCCCCCGTCGAGGCGATGCTCGACGGCGACAAGGACCGCTGGGGCCAGTTTTTCGTTACCTCGGTCGAGCACGACGAGCGCGACGCGGAAGTCGCCATCGTCTACCTGCTGGAGACTACCGAGAAGCGGCAACTGGAAAACCAGTTCGCGCAGTCGCAGAAGATGCAGGCGGTGGGGCAGCTCGCCGGCGGCATCGCCCACGACTTCAACAACGTGCTGTCCGCCATCATGATGGCGAACGATTTCCTGCTGAACGCGCACAAGCCGACCGACCCGTCGTTCCAGGACATCATGCAGATCAAGCAGAACGCCACGCGCGCCGCGACGCTGGTGCGGCAGTTGCTGGCATTCTCGCGCCGCCAGACGCTGCGTCCGCAGGTGCTCGACCTCGGCGACGCCTTGTCCGACCTCACCATGCTGCTCAAGCGCCTGATCGGCGAGAAGGTGAAGCTCGATGTCGTCCACGGCCGCGATCTGTGGCCGGTGAAGGTGGACGTCTCGCAATTCGAGCAGGTCGTCGTCAACCTCGCGGTGAATGCGCGCGACGCGATGCCGGAGGGCGGCAAGCTCACGGTCAAGACCAGCAACGTGTCCGCGCAGGATGTCGCGCGGCTGAACGTGAAGGGCATGCCCGCGGCGGACTACGTCCGCATCGAGGTCGGCGACACCGGCACCGGCATGACGGCGGAGATCGTGGACAAGATCTTCGAGCCGTTCTTCTCGACCAAGGAAGTCGGCAAGGGCACTGGCCTCGGGCTTTCCACCGTCTACGGCATCGTCAAGCAGACCGGCGGCTTCATCTATGTCGACTCGACGCCCGGCCAGGGCACGATGTTCTCGATCTATCTGCCGCGCCACATCGTCGAGAAGGACGCGGAAGCGCCCGCGCCTGTCGTTGAGACGGCCGCGAAGGCCAAGCCCGCCGACTTGACCGGGCAGGGCACCATCCTTCTGGTCGAGGACGAGGACGGTCTGCGCTCGCTGAATGCGCGCGGCCTGCGCTCGCGCGGCTACACCGTGATCGAGGCCGAGAACGGCCTTGATGCGCTGGAAGCCCTTGAGGCGGAAGGCGGCGTGGTCGATCTCGTCGTCTCCGACGTGGTGATGCCGGAAATGGACGGCCCGACCATGCTGGCGGAGATGCGCCGGAAGAACCCGGCGGTGAAGATCATCTTCGTGTCCGGCTATGCCGAGGATGCTTTCGAGAAAAGCCTGCCGGACGGCGAGCAATTCGCCTTCCTGCCCAAGCCTTTCACGCTCAGCCAGCTTGTCGGCGCGGTGAAAGAGACGATGGACGCCTGA
- a CDS encoding Tim44 domain-containing protein, translating to MIVSQRIRALFKVLAIALAVGMPLMASVSSADARGGRGFSSGSRGSRTFAPPPVTRTAPNAAQPMQRTITPQTTAPVNAANKGGLFNRPGLLGGLAAGFLGAGLLGMLFGNGLFGGLGGLASILGFVVQLVLIFFLARLAMSWWARRNAPAYANTAPPQANADQQQTYARTGFGLGGGSSAPLEITPADYEAFERRLSEIQEAWSNEDTNRLHRLATPEMVSYFSQDLAENASRGVVNKVSDVKLLQGDLAEAWREGPSDYATVAMRFSLVDKAIERASGRVVEGGDTPEEVTEIWTFVRRPGTEWELSAIQQTS from the coding sequence ATGATCGTTTCGCAGCGCATCCGCGCTCTGTTCAAGGTTCTCGCAATCGCCTTGGCGGTGGGTATGCCGTTGATGGCTTCTGTATCGAGCGCCGACGCTCGCGGCGGTCGCGGCTTCAGTTCGGGCTCGCGCGGCAGCCGTACGTTTGCGCCACCGCCGGTCACGCGGACCGCGCCGAACGCGGCCCAGCCGATGCAGCGGACCATCACGCCGCAGACCACCGCGCCGGTTAACGCCGCCAACAAGGGTGGCCTGTTCAACCGTCCGGGCCTGCTTGGCGGCCTCGCCGCGGGCTTCCTCGGCGCGGGCCTGCTCGGCATGCTGTTCGGCAACGGCCTGTTCGGCGGTCTTGGCGGTCTCGCCTCGATCCTCGGCTTCGTCGTTCAGCTCGTGCTGATCTTCTTCCTGGCGCGGCTCGCGATGTCGTGGTGGGCGCGCCGCAACGCGCCGGCCTATGCCAACACCGCGCCGCCGCAGGCGAACGCGGACCAGCAGCAGACCTATGCCCGCACCGGCTTCGGTCTCGGCGGCGGCAGCAGCGCGCCGCTCGAGATCACGCCCGCGGACTACGAGGCGTTCGAGCGCCGCCTGAGCGAAATTCAGGAAGCGTGGTCGAACGAGGACACCAACCGCCTGCACAGGCTCGCGACGCCCGAGATGGTGTCGTACTTCTCGCAGGACCTCGCGGAGAACGCCTCGCGCGGCGTCGTCAACAAGGTCTCGGACGTCAAGCTGTTGCAGGGCGACCTCGCGGAAGCCTGGCGCGAAGGCCCGTCCGACTACGCCACGGTGGCGATGCGCTTCTCGCTGGTCGACAAGGCCATCGAGCGGGCCAGCGGCCGCGTCGTGGAGGGCGGCGACACGCCGGAGGAGGTCACCGAGATCTGGACCTTCGTTCGCCGCCCCGGCACCGAGTGGGAATTGTCGGCGATCCAGCAGACCAGCTAA
- a CDS encoding glutathione S-transferase, protein MRYELFYWSGIQGRGEFVRLALEEAGADYVDAARRAGGEQRMMAMMNSRRCDPPPFAPPFLKANKLVIAQVANILLYLGGRHGLAPKSEAGRLRLHQLQLTLTDFVVEIHDTHHPLGPTLYYEDQRREAAKRTDEFWKSRAPKFLGYFEDIAAHGGGPYLDGRRVSYVDLSLFQIVDGLRYAFPKRMKRFERRIPRLAALHDRVGARPNIAAYLKSNRRIPFNTDGIFRHYPALDR, encoded by the coding sequence ATGCGGTACGAACTGTTTTACTGGTCGGGCATTCAGGGACGCGGCGAATTCGTCCGGCTCGCGCTGGAGGAGGCTGGCGCGGATTATGTCGATGCCGCCCGCCGTGCGGGCGGCGAACAGCGGATGATGGCGATGATGAACAGCCGGCGGTGTGATCCGCCGCCGTTCGCGCCGCCGTTTCTGAAAGCGAACAAACTCGTCATCGCGCAGGTCGCCAACATCCTGCTTTATCTCGGCGGCCGCCATGGCCTTGCGCCGAAATCCGAGGCCGGGCGGCTGCGCCTGCATCAGTTGCAGCTCACGCTCACCGATTTCGTGGTCGAGATTCACGACACCCATCATCCGCTCGGGCCGACGCTTTATTACGAAGACCAGCGGCGGGAGGCGGCGAAGCGTACGGACGAATTCTGGAAATCGCGGGCGCCGAAATTTCTCGGCTATTTCGAGGATATCGCCGCGCATGGTGGCGGCCCGTATCTTGACGGACGCCGGGTGAGTTATGTCGATTTGTCCCTGTTCCAGATCGTGGACGGGCTGCGCTATGCGTTTCCGAAGCGGATGAAGCGCTTCGAGCGCAGAATTCCGCGCCTTGCTGCGTTGCATGACCGTGTCGGCGCGCGGCCCAACATCGCCGCCTACCTGAAAAGCAACCGGCGCATTCCCTTCAACACCGACGGTATTTTCCGTCACTATCCCGCCCTCGACCGATAA
- a CDS encoding cupin domain-containing protein: protein MKITHPGDVPTKRPPEEYFTGTVWMDPMIQAPAPARLQVAKVSFEPGARTAWHTHPLGQTLYVLSGCGLIQRDGESIQTIRPGDVIWIPPGEKHWHGASPANGMVHLAMQELQDGSAAEWLEKVTDEEYAGRTA, encoded by the coding sequence ATGAAGATCACGCATCCCGGAGACGTGCCCACGAAGCGGCCGCCGGAGGAGTATTTCACCGGCACGGTCTGGATGGACCCGATGATTCAGGCTCCCGCTCCGGCGCGGTTGCAGGTGGCGAAGGTGAGTTTCGAGCCCGGCGCGCGCACGGCGTGGCACACCCATCCGCTCGGGCAGACGCTGTATGTGTTGTCCGGCTGCGGGCTGATCCAGCGCGATGGCGAGAGCATCCAGACCATCAGGCCGGGCGACGTGATCTGGATTCCGCCCGGCGAGAAGCACTGGCATGGCGCTTCGCCCGCGAACGGCATGGTTCATCTGGCGATGCAGGAACTGCAAGACGGGTCCGCCGCCGAATGGCTCGAAAAGGTCACCGACGAGGAATATGCGGGGCGCACCGCATAA
- a CDS encoding VOC family protein — translation MHDQKTPFAAVWDHVHLRVGDPEAVAAWFETMLGGDILRAPGRVDVVLGGQKIFLLQAPGTDKPSPAHPHRGLDHFGLSVKDIDEVADRLKAKGVRFSAEPHTPRPGIRIAFLEGPDGISIEILERDEKYQ, via the coding sequence ATGCACGATCAGAAAACGCCGTTCGCCGCGGTCTGGGATCACGTCCACCTCCGTGTCGGCGATCCGGAGGCCGTCGCCGCGTGGTTCGAGACCATGCTGGGCGGAGACATCCTGCGCGCGCCCGGCCGTGTCGATGTCGTTCTCGGCGGCCAGAAAATCTTCCTGCTGCAAGCGCCCGGCACCGACAAGCCGTCGCCAGCGCATCCGCATCGCGGGCTCGATCATTTCGGATTGAGCGTGAAGGATATCGACGAGGTCGCGGACCGCCTGAAGGCGAAGGGCGTTCGCTTTTCCGCGGAGCCGCATACCCCGCGTCCCGGCATCCGCATCGCGTTTCTGGAAGGACCGGACGGCATCTCGATCGAGATCCTGGAGCGGGACGAGAAATATCAATAA
- a CDS encoding putative bifunctional diguanylate cyclase/phosphodiesterase has translation MTASTITRAKHFVMRHRRVFQDGAMLAGLVCLATVFAYHFDIFENPAGLSPQDHIIELDEALALLALLCIGLMIMCRRTLLAQRREMMRRVAAESRARELAHQDTLTGLPNRRQFQKELKEAIAAPPGADGTHALLLLDLNDFKRINDIYGHATGDEVLINVAARLQSAVRRGDLVVRFGGDEFAVLARQLSGPEEATNISLRIIREIEKPIPLDAVQHRIGVGIGIALFPHDTRDATEITRRADVALYRAKAEHKSAQRFHDSEMDARLLERDMIERELRAAVANGDIQPFYQPLIDLRTQRVAGFEALARWIHPTLGDVAPERFIPVAENCGLIEDLSYHLLRQATRAATSWPDDVVLAFNISLLQLSDKTLGLRILHILGESGLPTQRLEVELTESALVRDPEAAQITLGALRDAGVRIALDDFGTGYSSIYHLRNFKIDKIKIDRSFLRRVGEDSDASTFLGALLGLGHGLGLTVTAEGVEDAAQAAALAEQGCEQAQGFLYSDPMPVDATLAFIARQSGAEKARKASKL, from the coding sequence ATGACGGCATCCACGATCACGCGGGCGAAGCATTTCGTGATGCGGCATCGGCGCGTCTTCCAGGACGGCGCGATGCTGGCCGGGCTCGTCTGCCTTGCCACGGTCTTCGCCTATCATTTCGATATTTTCGAAAATCCGGCCGGGCTCTCGCCGCAAGATCACATCATCGAACTCGATGAAGCCCTGGCGCTGCTTGCGCTGCTATGCATCGGCCTGATGATCATGTGCCGCCGCACCCTGCTTGCGCAACGGCGCGAGATGATGCGCCGCGTCGCCGCCGAATCCCGGGCCCGCGAGCTTGCCCATCAGGACACGCTCACCGGCCTGCCCAACCGCCGCCAGTTCCAGAAAGAGCTGAAAGAGGCCATCGCCGCTCCGCCCGGCGCGGACGGCACGCACGCCTTGCTGCTGCTCGATCTCAACGACTTCAAGCGCATCAACGACATCTACGGCCACGCCACCGGCGACGAGGTGCTCATCAACGTCGCCGCACGATTGCAGAGCGCGGTCCGGCGCGGAGACCTCGTCGTGCGCTTCGGCGGTGACGAATTCGCCGTGCTCGCCCGGCAACTCAGCGGGCCGGAGGAAGCCACCAACATATCGCTGCGGATCATCAGGGAAATCGAAAAGCCGATTCCACTCGATGCGGTCCAGCACCGGATCGGCGTCGGCATCGGCATCGCGCTGTTTCCGCACGATACCCGTGACGCAACCGAAATTACCCGGCGCGCCGACGTCGCGCTGTACCGCGCCAAGGCCGAACACAAATCCGCGCAGCGTTTCCATGATTCCGAAATGGACGCCCGCCTGCTGGAACGCGACATGATCGAGCGCGAATTGCGCGCCGCCGTCGCCAACGGCGACATTCAGCCGTTCTATCAGCCATTGATCGACCTGCGCACCCAGCGCGTCGCCGGATTCGAGGCGCTGGCGCGCTGGATACATCCCACGCTCGGCGATGTCGCGCCGGAGCGGTTCATTCCGGTTGCCGAAAACTGCGGCCTGATCGAGGACCTGTCCTATCATCTGCTGCGACAGGCCACCCGCGCGGCGACATCCTGGCCCGATGACGTCGTTCTCGCCTTCAACATCTCGCTGTTGCAGTTGAGCGACAAAACGCTCGGCCTGCGTATTCTGCATATTCTCGGCGAATCCGGCCTTCCGACCCAACGCCTCGAAGTCGAACTGACCGAGAGCGCACTGGTGCGCGATCCGGAAGCCGCCCAGATCACCCTCGGCGCATTGCGGGACGCCGGAGTGCGCATCGCGCTCGACGATTTCGGCACCGGCTATTCGAGCATCTATCATTTGCGCAATTTCAAGATCGACAAGATCAAGATCGACCGCAGCTTCCTGCGCCGCGTCGGCGAGGACAGCGATGCATCGACCTTTCTGGGAGCGCTGCTGGGTCTCGGCCACGGTCTGGGGCTGACGGTCACGGCCGAGGGCGTCGAGGACGCCGCGCAGGCCGCCGCCCTCGCTGAACAGGGATGCGAACAGGCGCAGGGCTTTCTCTACAGCGATCCGATGCCTGTGGACGCGACGCTGGCCTTCATTGCCCGGCAGAGCGGAGCGGAGAAGGCGCGCAAGGCTTCAAAGCTCTGA
- a CDS encoding fumarate hydratase, with translation MNAPFAAPAVPPYKHTPLFPLGKDETPYRKISAEGVRVETVLGKEMLVVSREALKALAEAAFVDINHYLRPGHLAQLRKILADPEASDNDRFVAFDFLKNANIAAGGVLPMCQDTGTAIIMGKKGNRVLTEGDDEAALSEGARDAYLRRNLRYSQLAPISMFEEKNTRNNMPAQCEIYAEGDDAYKFMFMAKGGGSANKSFLFQGTPSLLTRDRLLAFLKEKILTLGTAACPPYHLAIVIGGTSAELTMKTVKLASARYLDALPTQGSEDAHAFRDLEMEQEIWKMTQSMGVGAQFGGKYFCHDVRVIRLPRHGASLPIGLGVSCAADRQVLGKITKDGVYLEELEHNPAQYLPEVEGSLGGDPVKIDLNKPMKDILATLSQYPVKTRLALTGTIIVARDLAHAKLRERLEKGEPLPDYFKNHPIYYAGPAKTPEGYASGSFGPTTAGRMDSFVDQFQAAGGSMVMLAKGNRAPVVRDACKKYGGFYLGSVGGSAANLAEHCIKKVEVVEYPELGMEAIWRIEVVDFPAFIIIDDKGNDFFKELNLG, from the coding sequence ATGAACGCTCCCTTCGCCGCTCCCGCCGTGCCGCCCTACAAACACACCCCGCTGTTTCCCCTCGGCAAGGATGAGACGCCCTATCGGAAGATTTCCGCCGAGGGCGTGCGGGTCGAGACGGTGCTGGGCAAGGAAATGCTGGTGGTCTCGCGCGAGGCGCTGAAGGCGCTGGCGGAGGCGGCCTTCGTCGACATCAACCATTATCTGCGCCCCGGCCACCTCGCGCAGTTGCGGAAAATTCTCGCCGACCCCGAGGCGAGCGACAACGACAGGTTCGTCGCGTTCGACTTTCTGAAAAATGCGAACATCGCCGCCGGCGGCGTGCTGCCGATGTGTCAGGACACCGGCACCGCGATCATCATGGGCAAGAAGGGCAACCGCGTCCTCACCGAGGGCGACGACGAGGCCGCGCTCTCGGAAGGCGCGCGCGATGCGTATCTCAGGCGCAACCTGCGCTACTCGCAACTCGCGCCGATTTCGATGTTCGAGGAGAAGAACACCCGCAACAACATGCCCGCCCAGTGCGAGATCTACGCCGAGGGTGATGATGCCTACAAGTTCATGTTCATGGCCAAGGGCGGCGGCTCGGCCAACAAGAGTTTCCTGTTTCAGGGCACGCCGTCATTGCTGACGCGCGACCGCCTGCTGGCCTTCCTGAAAGAAAAGATTCTGACGCTCGGCACGGCGGCGTGTCCGCCATATCACCTCGCCATCGTCATCGGCGGCACCTCCGCCGAACTCACCATGAAAACGGTGAAGCTCGCCTCGGCGCGCTATCTCGATGCGCTGCCGACGCAAGGCAGCGAGGACGCGCATGCCTTCCGCGATCTCGAGATGGAGCAGGAAATCTGGAAGATGACGCAGTCGATGGGCGTCGGTGCGCAGTTCGGCGGCAAGTATTTCTGCCACGACGTGCGCGTGATCCGCCTGCCGCGCCACGGCGCGTCGCTGCCCATCGGGCTTGGCGTGTCCTGCGCCGCCGACCGTCAGGTGCTCGGCAAGATCACGAAGGACGGCGTCTATCTCGAAGAACTCGAACACAACCCCGCGCAATATCTGCCGGAAGTGGAAGGCTCGCTCGGCGGCGATCCGGTGAAGATCGACCTCAACAAGCCGATGAAGGACATCCTTGCGACGCTGTCGCAATATCCGGTGAAGACGCGCCTTGCGCTCACCGGCACCATCATCGTCGCGCGCGATCTCGCGCATGCCAAGCTGCGCGAGCGGCTGGAGAAGGGCGAGCCGCTGCCGGATTACTTCAAGAACCACCCGATCTATTACGCCGGTCCCGCCAAGACGCCGGAAGGCTATGCGTCCGGCTCGTTCGGTCCGACCACGGCGGGCCGCATGGATTCGTTCGTCGATCAGTTTCAGGCGGCGGGCGGCTCGATGGTGATGCTCGCCAAGGGCAACCGCGCGCCGGTGGTGCGCGACGCGTGCAAGAAGTACGGCGGCTTCTATCTCGGCTCGGTCGGCGGTTCGGCGGCGAATCTCGCCGAACACTGCATCAAGAAGGTCGAGGTCGTGGAATATCCCGAACTCGGCATGGAAGCGATCTGGCGCATCGAGGTCGTCGATTTCCCGGCCTTCATCATCATCGATGACAAGGGCAACGACTTCTTCAAGGAATTGAATCTGGGGTAA
- a CDS encoding ArsR/SmtB family transcription factor, which yields MDRLSSTFSALADPTRRAILARLALGETSVNELAEPFDMSLPAVSRHLKVLEGAGLITRGRNAQWRPCKLDAAPLKEAAGWIDFYRRFWEASFDRLDAYLERLQSADAAPEKPKSVKGKGRKNGGK from the coding sequence ATGGACCGGCTTTCCAGCACGTTTTCAGCCCTCGCGGACCCGACAAGGCGGGCCATTCTGGCGCGGCTCGCGCTCGGCGAAACCTCGGTCAACGAACTCGCGGAGCCGTTCGACATGAGCCTTCCCGCCGTCTCCAGGCATCTCAAGGTGCTGGAGGGCGCGGGGCTGATCACGCGCGGGCGCAACGCGCAATGGCGGCCGTGCAAGCTCGACGCCGCGCCGCTGAAAGAAGCGGCGGGCTGGATCGATTTCTATCGCAGGTTCTGGGAGGCGAGCTTCGACCGGCTCGATGCCTATCTGGAACGCCTGCAATCGGCTGACGCCGCACCGGAGAAGCCAAAATCAGTCAAAGGGAAGGGACGTAAAAATGGCGGCAAGTGA